In the Terriglobales bacterium genome, GGCTTCCTTCTTGTCCTTCTTCTCGACGAACTGGGCGTAGCGGAAGATCTGGTCAACGGTGGGAGTGGTCAGGCGGACCAGCTTCTTGTACACGATGCCGGCCTTGCCCGCGTCGCCGGTCTGGGCGGCACGGTCGAAGCTGGCCGAGAGCAGGCGCACGGCCTCGTCCGTCTGGTTCAGGGAGATGCAGAGGTCGGCCGCAGCCTGGCGCACCGAATCGTTGTTCGGGTCCTCCTCGAGGATCCCCAGGTATTCGTTGAGCGCGTCGCGCTGCTTACCCTTCTGGAGATACTTCTCGGCTTTTTCCAGACGTTTTTGAAGATCGGCCATGCCGGTAGAGGCTCGGACATCCGGAGCGTGCGTAATTGTATGCGGAATCGCAAGCGCCCAGCAATCGGGGAGTCCATTTGAACGGCGCACCATCGTGCTGGGCCGGAGGGACAGGCGTCAGGGTAGACCGAGGGCGGCGGGTTATGGCGTCCCTCGGGATGACACCTGACGGGCATTCTGATATAGCTGCCGCGTGGGGCAAGAGAGGGTGGGGAGCGAACAGGGTCTGCGCCGGCAATTGGGGGCCGGGCAGATGGCCATGGTGGGGGTCGGTGGCTCCATCGGGACGGGCCTGTTGCTGGGCTCGGCCGCCGCCATCCAGATCGCCGGACCCGCCGTCATCCTCAGCTTCGTCCTGGCCGCCCTGATCGCCTATGCGGTCAGCATGGCCATGGGAGAACTGGCCAGCGTCCATCCCTCGGCGGGGTCATTCGGCACCTACGCCGAGATCTACTTGAATCCCTGGGCGGGGTTCGTTTCGCGCTACGGCTTCTGGATCGCCATCGCCATGGCCATCGGCGGAGAGATGGTGGCCTCGGCCACCTACATGCGGCAGTGGCTACCCGGGGTGCCGGCCATCGCCTGGATCTGCGTGTTTGCCGTGGCACTGCTGGCGGTGAACCTGATGAGCGTGGGCCACTACGGCTGGTTCGAGTATGGCTTCGCCATGGTGAAGCTGGTGACCATGGCCGCCTTCGTCGTGCTGGGCGGCGCCCTGCTGCTGACCGGACACTTCCCCGTCCAATACACCGCCAACGGCGGGTTCTTCGCCAAGGGCCAGGCAGCGCCGATGTACGCCATGTCGTTCGCGCTGTTCACCTTCGCCGGGGTGGAGATGGTGGCCATCTCGTCCGGGGAATCGCGCAGCGGGCGCGAGGTGGGGCGGGCGATGGCCATGGCGTTCGCGATGCTGGCGTTCGTCTATCTGGGAGCGATCATCGTGCTGGTGGGCATCATGCCGTGGAACGGCGCGGGCGTGACCGAGAGCCCGTTCGTGACCGTGTTCAAGCACGTGGGGCTGCCGGCAGCGGGGCACGTCATGAACTTCGTGGTGCTGACCGCGGCCCTTTCCGGCGCCAACGCCAGCCTCTACGTGGATTCACGCATGCTGTTCTCCCTGGCGCGCGGCGGATATGCGCCCCCCAGTATGGGGAGGTTGAATGCTTCGGGCACGCCGATGAACGCTCTGCTTGTTTCCTCGTTCGGGATCGTGGTGGCCCTGGTGCTGGAGAGGTGGGCGCCGGCCAAGGCTTTCGTGTACCTCCTGGGCGCGGCCCTGTTCGGAGCGATGCTGGCGTGGCTGGTGGGACTGGCGGCGCACGTCGTCTTCCGGCGGCGGCTCTCGCCACAACAACTGGTGGAGCTTCCCCTTCGCTCCCCGGGGGGCGGGTGGCTGTCGATGGCCGGATTTGCCGCGATCGTGGTCTCTCTCCTGACCACGTGGGGCGCTTCACCGCTGACCGTGATGAGCGGAGTGGTGTACCTCGTGATTCTTTCGGTTGCTTATCTGATGGTGCGGCGTCGGGGCTAACGTCCCTCCGCTAGACGGCGTGGTGAGTGCCAGCAGTCGCAAGGTCCCTCGGTCGTCCCTACGGGACTCCCTCGGGA is a window encoding:
- a CDS encoding tetratricopeptide repeat protein, whose amino-acid sequence is MADLQKRLEKAEKYLQKGKQRDALNEYLGILEEDPNNDSVRQAAADLCISLNQTDEAVRLLSASFDRAAQTGDAGKAGIVYKKLVRLTTPTVDQIFRYAQFVEKKDKKEALECYSQAVEGFLKAARKPDALSALQRSVALDPTLANYQRQGEIAAELGDGKTAA
- a CDS encoding amino acid permease codes for the protein MGSEQGLRRQLGAGQMAMVGVGGSIGTGLLLGSAAAIQIAGPAVILSFVLAALIAYAVSMAMGELASVHPSAGSFGTYAEIYLNPWAGFVSRYGFWIAIAMAIGGEMVASATYMRQWLPGVPAIAWICVFAVALLAVNLMSVGHYGWFEYGFAMVKLVTMAAFVVLGGALLLTGHFPVQYTANGGFFAKGQAAPMYAMSFALFTFAGVEMVAISSGESRSGREVGRAMAMAFAMLAFVYLGAIIVLVGIMPWNGAGVTESPFVTVFKHVGLPAAGHVMNFVVLTAALSGANASLYVDSRMLFSLARGGYAPPSMGRLNASGTPMNALLVSSFGIVVALVLERWAPAKAFVYLLGAALFGAMLAWLVGLAAHVVFRRRLSPQQLVELPLRSPGGGWLSMAGFAAIVVSLLTTWGASPLTVMSGVVYLVILSVAYLMVRRRG